Proteins from a genomic interval of Desulfovibrio piger:
- a CDS encoding Rid family detoxifying hydrolase, with amino-acid sequence MDMIQSTGAPAAIGPYSQAVDTGSTVYLSGQIGQDPASGQIVTGFKAQTIQALENLKAVLAAAGMTLDNMAQVDVFVTDMRNFEDFNAIYSTYFPAYKPARLFVEVRGLCPGAEVEIRGIACRR; translated from the coding sequence ATGGACATGATCCAGAGCACAGGGGCCCCGGCGGCCATCGGTCCCTATTCGCAGGCCGTGGATACCGGCAGCACCGTCTATCTGAGCGGCCAGATCGGCCAGGACCCCGCCAGCGGGCAGATCGTCACCGGCTTCAAGGCCCAGACCATCCAGGCTCTCGAAAACCTGAAAGCCGTGCTTGCCGCGGCCGGCATGACGCTCGACAACATGGCCCAGGTCGATGTCTTCGTGACGGACATGCGCAACTTTGAGGACTTCAACGCCATCTATTCCACCTACTTCCCCGCCTACAAGCCGGCACGGCTGTTCGTCGAGGTCCGGGGGCTCTGCCCGGGAGCAGAGGTCGAGATCCGCGGTATCGCATGCAGGCGGTGA